The Fundidesulfovibrio magnetotacticus genome has a window encoding:
- a CDS encoding heme exporter protein CcmB codes for MLKASAAIAAKDLRLTLRGAQGLAQTALLGLLIIFVFSLSRRPGEEVPALAAAAIFWLSTLFSQVLVFNGLYALEEGSGARLGLAMAPAPVQSVWLGKALAGFALVGACQVVFALAVAVFLDQGLAGSALTGLGCVLLSDAGLAALGSFMGALASGRSARESLLTVIFFPLVIPVLLAGIKVLEGVILGTGQAMDWMGLSGAFAAVFSGASLVLFPYIYTGEE; via the coding sequence ATGCTGAAAGCCTCCGCCGCCATCGCCGCCAAGGACCTGCGCCTGACCCTGCGCGGGGCGCAGGGCCTGGCCCAGACGGCCCTCCTGGGGCTTCTGATCATCTTCGTCTTCAGCCTCTCGCGCCGCCCCGGCGAGGAGGTCCCGGCCCTGGCCGCCGCGGCCATCTTCTGGCTCTCCACGCTCTTCTCCCAGGTGCTGGTGTTCAACGGGCTCTACGCCCTGGAGGAGGGCAGCGGCGCGCGTCTGGGCCTGGCCATGGCCCCGGCCCCGGTGCAGTCCGTGTGGCTGGGCAAGGCCCTGGCCGGGTTCGCCCTGGTGGGCGCGTGCCAGGTGGTGTTCGCCCTGGCCGTGGCCGTGTTCCTGGACCAGGGGCTGGCCGGATCGGCCCTCACGGGGCTCGGCTGCGTGCTGCTCTCCGACGCGGGGCTGGCGGCCCTGGGGTCGTTCATGGGCGCCCTGGCCTCGGGCAGGAGCGCTCGGGAGTCGCTGCTCACGGTGATCTTCTTCCCCCTGGTGATCCCGGTGCTCCTGGCCGGTATCAAGGTGCTGGAGGGGGTGATTCTGGGCACGGGGCAGGCCATGGACTGGATGGGGCTGTCGGGGGCCTTCGCGGCGGTGTTTTCCGGCGCGTCCCTGGTGCTGTTCCCTTACATTTATACGGGCGAGGAATAG
- a CDS encoding ABC transporter ATP-binding protein — protein MLSLRGVAKFYGDRMVFKNIDLTVDPGRTLMVVGANGAGKSTLLRLMAGLSRPTAGEVSTTLAKAETAYLGHQTFLYAEATALENLSFWTGLHGLGLCEADLLAALERVGLARFAHERAGHFSRGMAQRLNLARVFCIAPRLLFLDEPDTGLDEASRGVLHAEIARTSQQGRSVVWVSHHLERDLPKADDVLFLEKGRAAYLGPVAGFDASVLSRSAAC, from the coding sequence GTGCTTTCGCTGCGGGGAGTGGCCAAGTTCTATGGGGACCGGATGGTCTTCAAGAACATCGACCTCACCGTGGACCCCGGGCGCACGCTCATGGTGGTGGGGGCCAACGGCGCGGGCAAGTCCACGCTGTTGCGCCTCATGGCCGGGCTGTCGCGCCCCACGGCCGGGGAGGTCTCCACAACGCTCGCCAAGGCAGAGACGGCCTACCTGGGCCATCAGACTTTTCTCTACGCCGAGGCCACGGCGCTCGAGAACCTGAGCTTCTGGACGGGACTGCACGGCCTTGGCCTCTGCGAGGCGGACCTCCTGGCCGCCCTGGAGCGCGTGGGGCTCGCGCGCTTCGCTCATGAGCGGGCCGGGCACTTCTCGCGCGGCATGGCCCAGCGCCTGAACCTGGCGCGCGTGTTCTGCATCGCGCCGAGGCTTCTTTTTCTCGACGAGCCCGACACCGGCCTGGACGAGGCCTCGCGCGGGGTGCTCCACGCCGAGATCGCCAGGACCAGCCAGCAGGGCCGCAGCGTGGTCTGGGTGAGCCACCACCTGGAGCGCGACCTGCCCAAAGCCGACGACGTGCTCTTCCTGGAGAAGGGCAGGGCGGCCTACCTGGGGCCCGTGGCGGGCTTCGACGCCTCCGTCCTGTCCCGGAGCGCCGCATGCTGA
- a CDS encoding heme lyase CcmF/NrfE family subunit: MHLAAHWALLLSLIGSLVLAGLAAWQIANRETGKLVWFESGMGVVFSVLTAVSAILMVALWKRDFSYEYVYSYTDSVLPLFYALTAFWAGQAGSLLFWAWMTAFFGLAFSMTRSYENLSEETRLHYWLFFLTVQAFFLLLLTGPSHPFIRLAPVPPDGKGLNPLLQNPGMIFHPPLLFMGYAGFTVPGCLALAAWATGEKTSWIRATRGVTLVSWVMLTAGIVLGCWWAYMELGWGGYWAWDPVENASLIPWFAATAAVHTGIIETRRGSLKRTNVLLMAVTMLLCFFATYLVRSGVIESLHAFGEGGVGRPLLTFILAGLGVSLWVAATGRPAAPARPMDVLFSLPGMLLSLAWLMLACALVVFLGTLWPVISKLWSANPVGLDATFYNRVCTPLFVLTGVILAFCPWLGWKEGLRQPRWALAALAAMIVSAGAFWALGYRKPVPLVGMASGVASLVSLAALLATSPGARSPRGGLGAWLLHAGLAMVLVGVAFSGPYQDAKEAVVSPGQTFELQGYKMTYKGLEEVSNPRFSGGKALIVVEKDGKPLGELTPERRIYRNFPQPFAEVSVIPSLGVELYATLLAFSPDRSASLKVSVNPLVNWFWIGGALMCVAGLLAMVRRSGEA, translated from the coding sequence ATGCATCTGGCCGCCCACTGGGCGCTTTTGTTGTCCCTGATCGGCTCCCTGGTCCTGGCCGGGCTGGCCGCCTGGCAGATCGCCAACCGCGAAACCGGCAAGCTGGTCTGGTTCGAGTCCGGCATGGGCGTGGTGTTCTCCGTGCTCACGGCAGTGTCCGCCATCCTGATGGTGGCCCTCTGGAAGCGCGATTTCTCCTATGAATACGTCTACAGCTATACCGACTCGGTGCTGCCGCTGTTCTACGCCCTCACGGCCTTCTGGGCCGGACAGGCGGGGTCGCTCCTGTTCTGGGCGTGGATGACCGCCTTCTTCGGGCTCGCCTTCTCCATGACCCGAAGCTACGAGAACCTTTCCGAAGAGACCCGCCTGCACTACTGGCTCTTCTTCCTCACCGTGCAGGCCTTCTTCCTCCTGCTGCTCACGGGGCCGAGCCACCCCTTCATCCGCCTGGCCCCCGTGCCGCCCGACGGAAAGGGCCTGAACCCGCTGCTCCAAAATCCGGGCATGATCTTCCACCCGCCGCTGCTTTTCATGGGTTACGCCGGGTTCACCGTGCCCGGCTGCCTGGCCCTGGCCGCCTGGGCCACGGGCGAAAAGACCTCCTGGATCAGGGCCACGCGCGGGGTCACGCTGGTCTCCTGGGTGATGCTCACGGCGGGCATCGTCCTGGGCTGCTGGTGGGCCTACATGGAGCTGGGCTGGGGCGGCTACTGGGCCTGGGACCCGGTGGAAAACGCCTCGCTCATCCCCTGGTTCGCGGCCACCGCCGCCGTGCACACCGGCATCATCGAGACCCGGCGCGGCTCGCTCAAGCGCACCAACGTGCTGCTCATGGCCGTGACCATGCTCCTGTGCTTTTTCGCCACCTATCTGGTGCGCAGCGGCGTCATCGAGTCGCTCCACGCCTTCGGCGAAGGCGGCGTGGGCAGGCCGCTGCTCACCTTCATCCTCGCTGGCCTGGGCGTGAGCCTCTGGGTGGCCGCCACGGGCCGCCCCGCCGCGCCCGCGCGGCCCATGGACGTGCTGTTCTCCCTGCCGGGCATGCTCCTCTCGCTGGCCTGGCTCATGCTGGCCTGCGCCCTGGTGGTGTTCCTGGGCACCTTGTGGCCCGTGATCTCCAAACTCTGGAGCGCCAACCCCGTGGGCCTGGACGCCACCTTCTACAACCGCGTCTGCACGCCGCTCTTCGTGCTCACGGGCGTGATCCTGGCCTTCTGCCCCTGGCTGGGCTGGAAGGAGGGCCTGCGCCAGCCCCGCTGGGCCCTGGCCGCCCTGGCGGCCATGATCGTCTCGGCCGGAGCCTTCTGGGCCCTGGGCTACCGCAAGCCCGTGCCCCTGGTGGGCATGGCCTCCGGCGTGGCCTCACTGGTGAGCCTGGCGGCCCTCCTGGCCACCAGCCCCGGCGCGCGCAGCCCGCGCGGCGGCCTGGGGGCCTGGCTGCTCCACGCCGGACTGGCCATGGTCCTGGTGGGCGTGGCCTTCTCGGGGCCGTATCAGGATGCCAAGGAGGCCGTTGTCTCACCCGGCCAGACCTTCGAACTCCAGGGCTACAAGATGACCTACAAGGGGCTGGAGGAGGTCTCCAACCCGCGCTTCTCGGGCGGCAAGGCCCTGATCGTGGTGGAGAAGGACGGCAAGCCCCTCGGCGAGCTGACCCCGGAACGCCGCATCTACCGGAACTTCCCCCAGCCCTTCGCCGAGGTCTCGGTGATCCCCTCGCTGGGTGTCGAACTCTACGCCACCCTGCTGGCCTTTTCGCCGGACCGTAGCGCCAGCCTCAAGGTGAGCGTGAACCCCCTGGTGAACTGGTTCTGGATCGGCGGCGCGCTCATGTGCGTGGCGGGCCTGCTGGCCATGGTCCGGCGTTCCGGGGAGGCCTAG
- a CDS encoding cytochrome c maturation protein CcmE encodes MAGGSKKGVYAAALALFLGGLGWLVYSGLDEGSVYFLNVSEALAMKPEQLGQARLFGTVAEQGVEPAVGGLGVRFTLVDKDDPAKTIPVDYKGAVPDTFKPGVEVIVEGGVKSPGGVFGASTLMTKCPSKYQKENRKESKG; translated from the coding sequence ATGGCGGGCGGCAGCAAGAAAGGCGTGTACGCGGCGGCCCTGGCCCTCTTCCTGGGAGGGCTGGGCTGGCTTGTGTACTCCGGGCTGGACGAGGGTTCCGTGTACTTCCTCAACGTGAGCGAGGCCCTGGCCATGAAGCCCGAACAACTGGGCCAGGCCCGGCTCTTCGGCACCGTGGCCGAGCAGGGCGTGGAACCGGCCGTCGGCGGCCTGGGCGTACGCTTCACCCTGGTGGACAAGGACGACCCCGCCAAGACCATTCCCGTGGACTACAAGGGGGCCGTGCCCGACACCTTCAAGCCGGGCGTCGAAGTCATCGTGGAGGGAGGCGTGAAGTCTCCGGGCGGCGTCTTCGGGGCCTCAACCCTCATGACCAAGTGCCCCTCCAAGTATCAGAAAGAGAACCGCAAGGAATCCAAGGGCTAA